The stretch of DNA CAGGGCTTTGGCAGGAATCGCTCCACGAGGAGCGTCCAGTATCGCATCCCCGTCGGAATGCAACGGTCGTTGAAGTCGTAGCCCGGATTGTGAATCATGCAACCGAGCTCGCCCGCCCCGTTGCCGATCAGGAGATAACAGCCCGGCCGTTCCTCGAGCATCATGGCGAAATCCTCGCTTCCCATGACGGGACGCGCGTCGGTGACGACGTTCTCCGCACCCACCAGCTCTCTGGCGACGCCGCAGGCGAAGGCCGTCTCCTTTTCGGTATTGACCAGGACGGGAAATCCCTCGTGGTAATCCACTCTGGCTTTGGCGCCGTAGCTTTCCGCTTGCGCAGCGGCGAGTGCGGTAATGCGCCGGCGAAGCTGCTTGCGCACTTGCGCATCGAGGGCGCGAATGCTGAGCCGCATTGTTGCGGTCGCGGGAATCACGTTTGGCGCTTCACCCGCCTTGATGGCGCCAACGGTCACGACGGCGGCTTCCTGGGGATCGACGTTGCGCGCGACGATCGTTTGAAGCGCCATGACGATGCTCGCAGCGACGACAACCGGGTCGACCGCCTTCTCCGGGAAGGCGCCATGCCCGGCAACGCCCTCGATGGTGATTTCGGCGCGGTCGGCCGACGCCATGAACGGCCCGGCGCGAAAGACGAGCTTGCCCTCGGGATAGCCGGGCATGTTGTGCATCGCAAAGATCGCGTCGCATGGGAAAAGCCGGAAGAGGCCGTCGTCCAGCATCTTGCGCGCACCCCCTCGGCCCTCCTCGGCCGGCTGGAAGATAAGATGCACGGTGCCGTCGAAGTTTCGCGTCATGGCAATATGCTTGGCCGCCCCCAACAGCATCGCGGTGTGCCCATCGTGCCCGCAGGCATGCATCTTGCCGTCGTGCTTGCTTGCGTAGGCAAGGCCGGTCGTCTCCTGAATTGGAAGCGCATCCATGTCGGCGCGGATGCCGATCCGTTTCGTGCCCGCCCCGAGCTTGAGGGTGCCGACGACACCGGTCTTGCCGAGACCGCGATGCACGTCATAACCCCAGGCTGCGAGGCGTTCTGCCACAAGATCGCTCGTCAAGATCTCCTCGAACCCAAGCTCGGGGTGCTCGTGAATGCGATGCCGGATTTCCACGATTTCCGAATCGAAACTGTTACTGGCGACTTGGACGTTCATAACCTGCCTCACTCGATCGCACTCCCCCTTCGGGAGTCGGTCCTGGTTGGAACGGGAAATTAAAGATCAATCGGCGCGCTAAAGGAAGCTGTAGGGATCGATGTCGACTTGAACACGCACACTCGACGGCACCTCGACCGAATCGAGCCAGCGCCGCAGGTAGGCCTGGATATTCGCACCGCGCCTGGTTTTGAGGAGGAGGCGGCGGCGAAACCGGCCGCGCAGAAGTGCAAGCGGCGCTGGAGCCGGGCCAAGCACCTCGATCCCCTCCCCATGCGGCGCCTTGCGAGCGAGTGCCCGGGCGGTCCGATCGACCGTGTCCTCATAGGGGCCGGACACGATGAGAGCCGCGAGACGGCCGAAGGGCGGCCATCCGCCACGCTGCCGCGCTTCTGCTTCGGCCGCGAGAAAGCCCTCCCGATCGCTCCCGATGAGCGCTTGCATGACGGGATGCTCGGCCCGATAGGTCTGAAGAAAGACCCGCCCCGGCAACATTGCGCGCCCAGCACGGCCGGCGACCTGGGCAAGAAGCTGATAGGTGCGTTCCGCCGCGCGCAACTCTCCGCCGTCGAGCCCCAAGTCCGCATCGACCACGCCCACGAGCGTGAGCATGGGAAAATGATGTCCTTTGGCGACAATCTGGGTTCCGATCAGGACGTCGATCTCATGCTCCGCGACCTGGCGCACGAGTTCCGCGATCGCCTCGGGTCCGCCGAGCGTGTCGCTCGCGACGATCGCAACGCGCGCGTCGGGATGAAGGCTCCTGAACTCTTCGGCGAGCCGCTCGACGCCCGGCCCGCAGGCGGCGAAGTTCGCCGGCGCGTGGCACGCCGGACACGCC from Alphaproteobacteria bacterium encodes:
- a CDS encoding M20 aminoacylase family protein; this encodes MNVQVASNSFDSEIVEIRHRIHEHPELGFEEILTSDLVAERLAAWGYDVHRGLGKTGVVGTLKLGAGTKRIGIRADMDALPIQETTGLAYASKHDGKMHACGHDGHTAMLLGAAKHIAMTRNFDGTVHLIFQPAEEGRGGARKMLDDGLFRLFPCDAIFAMHNMPGYPEGKLVFRAGPFMASADRAEITIEGVAGHGAFPEKAVDPVVVAASIVMALQTIVARNVDPQEAAVVTVGAIKAGEAPNVIPATATMRLSIRALDAQVRKQLRRRITALAAAQAESYGAKARVDYHEGFPVLVNTEKETAFACGVARELVGAENVVTDARPVMGSEDFAMMLEERPGCYLLIGNGAGELGCMIHNPGYDFNDRCIPTGMRYWTLLVERFLPKP